From Candidatus Krumholzibacteriia bacterium, a single genomic window includes:
- a CDS encoding beta-ketoacyl-ACP synthase III codes for MMATTDRIHSGITGVGKHFPEREVTNHDLEKIVDTDHDWIVERTGIHARRFSDPGTGASELAAPAARQALEMAGVEPDELDGIIMATITPDMIFPPGACSLQRRLGTKNCFAFDLSAACSGWVYAASVADSMIRSGAADKILVVGVDVMTAIMDMTDRNTCVLFGDGAGATLFERMPAGQEGVLDVEIGADGEGGEFLYMPAGGSLKPASEATVAAREHSIYQDGQNVFRAAVDGMSRVTLDILERIGATGEEVDLFVPHQANARIIEYARRKAKLAPEKVMLTIDRFGNTTAATIPTSLCIAQEEGKLERGSLVLISTFGAGFTWGGAALRWTID; via the coding sequence ATGATGGCGACGACCGATCGGATCCATTCCGGCATCACCGGAGTCGGGAAGCACTTCCCGGAGCGCGAGGTCACCAACCACGATCTCGAGAAGATCGTCGACACCGACCACGACTGGATCGTCGAGCGCACGGGAATCCACGCGCGCCGCTTCTCCGATCCCGGAACCGGAGCGAGCGAGTTGGCCGCTCCCGCCGCTCGGCAGGCCCTGGAGATGGCCGGCGTCGAGCCCGACGAGCTCGACGGCATCATCATGGCCACGATCACGCCCGACATGATCTTCCCGCCCGGAGCCTGCTCGCTGCAGCGCAGGCTGGGCACGAAGAACTGCTTCGCCTTCGACCTGAGCGCGGCGTGCAGCGGCTGGGTCTACGCCGCGAGCGTGGCCGACAGCATGATCCGCAGTGGGGCGGCCGACAAGATCCTCGTGGTGGGCGTCGACGTCATGACCGCCATCATGGACATGACCGACCGCAACACCTGCGTGCTCTTCGGCGACGGCGCCGGCGCCACGCTCTTCGAGCGGATGCCCGCCGGGCAGGAGGGTGTGCTCGACGTCGAGATCGGTGCCGACGGCGAGGGCGGCGAATTCCTGTACATGCCGGCCGGTGGCAGCCTGAAGCCGGCCTCGGAGGCGACGGTCGCGGCGCGCGAGCACTCGATCTACCAGGACGGCCAGAACGTCTTCCGCGCCGCCGTCGACGGCATGTCGCGGGTGACCCTCGACATCCTCGAGCGGATCGGCGCGACGGGTGAAGAGGTCGACCTCTTCGTCCCACACCAGGCGAACGCCCGGATCATCGAGTACGCCCGCCGCAAAGCGAAGCTGGCGCCCGAAAAGGTCATGCTGACCATCGATCGCTTCGGCAACACGACGGCGGCGACCATTCCCACGAGCTTGTGCATTGCCCAGGAAGAGGGCAAATTGGAGCGCGGTTCGCTGGTGTTGATCTCCACCTTCGGCGCCGGCTTCACCTGGGGTGGGGCGGCGTTACGATGGACGATCGACTGA
- a CDS encoding ABC transporter ATP-binding protein, whose protein sequence is MIEVRGLTHRYGPLTAVRDLSFTVRRGEVLGLLGPNGAGKSTAMRAIVGLLSPTEGTIRIGGHDLADDSRAARALLGYLPEHVPLDRELRVREFLRFAARAKGVRAAQLDDEIERVIGICGLEEVRDRLIGFCSRGYRQRTGLAQALVGDPPALVLDEPTVGLDPSQIVDIRERVATLAADKAVILSTHVLSEASRLCDRVLILHHGERRAEDTPERLGEALSERPLLRIVVDPVDRAREALAPIAGLDVEDSDADSVRVRQSGDAGAADAVRELVAAGCSVHEVRPERMGLEEVFLRLVRSDPGVEVPS, encoded by the coding sequence ATGATCGAAGTCCGTGGTCTCACGCACCGCTACGGCCCGCTGACGGCCGTGCGCGATCTCTCCTTCACCGTGCGACGCGGAGAGGTGCTCGGACTGCTCGGTCCGAACGGGGCCGGCAAGAGCACCGCCATGCGCGCGATCGTGGGCCTGTTGTCTCCCACGGAGGGGACCATCCGCATCGGCGGCCACGATCTGGCCGACGACAGCCGCGCCGCGCGGGCCCTGCTGGGCTACCTCCCCGAACACGTGCCCCTCGACCGCGAGCTGCGCGTGCGCGAGTTCCTGCGCTTCGCAGCTCGCGCCAAGGGTGTGCGGGCGGCGCAGCTCGACGACGAGATCGAACGGGTGATCGGGATCTGCGGACTCGAGGAGGTCCGGGACCGGTTGATCGGCTTCTGCAGCCGCGGCTACCGGCAGCGGACGGGCCTGGCCCAGGCACTCGTGGGCGATCCACCGGCGCTGGTGCTCGACGAACCCACCGTGGGTCTCGACCCCTCGCAGATCGTCGACATCCGTGAGCGGGTCGCAACGTTGGCCGCGGACAAGGCGGTGATCTTGAGCACGCACGTGCTCAGCGAAGCCAGCCGCCTGTGCGATCGCGTCCTGATCCTGCACCACGGAGAGCGACGCGCCGAAGACACCCCCGAGCGCCTGGGCGAGGCCCTGTCCGAGCGCCCGTTGCTGCGGATCGTCGTCGACCCGGTCGATCGCGCTCGGGAGGCGCTGGCCCCGATCGCAGGACTCGACGTGGAGGATTCCGACGCGGATTCGGTGCGCGTCCGCCAGTCCGGAGATGCCGGTGCAGCCGACGCCGTCCGCGAACTGGTCGCCGCCGGCTGCTCGGTCCACGAGGTGCGTCCCGAACGCATGGGATTGGAAGAGGTCTTCCTGCGGTTGGTCCGGTCGGATCCGGGCGTCGAGGTCCCGTCATGA
- a CDS encoding amidohydrolase produces MIRFSTLALLLLAGGLAHGAADVVFVGGTIHTLAGERPSTVEALAIGDGTVVAAGDRTTVEAHVGDATRVVDLAGRTVIPGLVDAHAHLSGLGAALARVDLRGARSAEECVDRARAVHGELPDGAWLLGRGWDQNGWDGQAFPDRSLLDEAFGDRPVRFTRIDGHASWVNTAALRRAGIDRDTPDPEGGEIERDPATGRATGILIDAAESLVGAAIPEPDAAEIERRYRRAVQSCVELGITGVHDMGVSLEELEVLRRGEREGWLDLRMVVYLGGDQILAAYEGGRAGLEPSSRVRVEGVKLYADGALGSRGAALLEDYSDRPGHRGLLIQEPAVLQQRIERVFARDLGLAVHAIGDRANRIVLDRIVAAHTALTERRVDVAPLPSLNARIEHAQIVHPDDLHRFARHGILPSMQPTHCTSDMPWAPDRLGQERLEGAYAWRTLRELGCIIPLGSDFPVEEASPLLGLHAAVTRQTPDGHPPDGWSPDQSLTPLEALLGFTVWPARAIDAEAWGTLAVGSRADLVVVDRDPLSVDASRLLDTTVQMTMVDGEIVFER; encoded by the coding sequence ATGATCCGGTTCTCGACGCTCGCACTCCTGCTCCTGGCCGGTGGGCTCGCCCACGGTGCCGCTGACGTCGTGTTCGTGGGCGGCACCATCCACACGCTCGCCGGAGAACGACCCTCGACGGTCGAGGCCCTGGCGATCGGGGACGGCACCGTCGTCGCGGCCGGCGACCGAACGACGGTGGAGGCTCACGTGGGCGACGCCACCCGAGTGGTCGACCTGGCGGGCCGTACCGTGATCCCCGGGCTGGTCGACGCCCACGCACACCTGAGCGGTCTGGGCGCGGCCCTGGCCCGGGTCGACCTGCGGGGAGCCCGCTCGGCCGAGGAGTGCGTCGACCGGGCCCGGGCCGTGCACGGCGAACTGCCCGACGGCGCGTGGCTACTCGGCCGGGGCTGGGATCAGAACGGCTGGGACGGACAGGCCTTTCCCGACCGGTCGCTGCTCGACGAGGCCTTCGGCGACCGGCCGGTGCGCTTCACCCGCATCGACGGCCATGCCTCGTGGGTCAACACCGCGGCGCTGCGCCGTGCCGGCATCGACCGCGACACTCCGGATCCCGAAGGCGGGGAGATCGAGCGCGATCCGGCCACGGGCCGGGCCACGGGGATCCTGATCGACGCCGCCGAGTCGCTCGTCGGAGCCGCGATCCCCGAGCCCGACGCCGCCGAGATCGAACGGCGCTACCGCCGCGCGGTGCAGTCCTGCGTGGAACTGGGCATCACCGGCGTCCACGACATGGGCGTGTCGCTCGAGGAACTCGAGGTCCTGCGCCGCGGTGAGCGCGAGGGGTGGCTCGACCTGCGCATGGTCGTCTACCTCGGCGGCGATCAGATCCTCGCCGCGTACGAGGGCGGGCGCGCGGGACTCGAGCCCTCGTCGCGCGTACGCGTCGAGGGCGTGAAGCTGTACGCCGACGGGGCACTGGGCAGCCGGGGCGCCGCGCTGCTCGAGGACTACTCCGATCGTCCGGGGCACCGCGGGCTGTTGATCCAGGAGCCCGCCGTACTGCAGCAGAGAATCGAGCGGGTCTTCGCCCGCGACCTCGGCCTGGCCGTGCACGCGATCGGCGACCGCGCGAATCGCATCGTGCTCGACCGGATCGTCGCCGCGCACACCGCGCTGACCGAGCGCCGTGTCGACGTGGCACCACTTCCCTCCCTGAACGCGCGCATCGAGCACGCGCAGATCGTCCACCCCGACGACCTGCACCGCTTCGCCCGGCACGGGATCCTGCCCAGCATGCAGCCCACGCACTGCACCAGCGACATGCCGTGGGCCCCCGATCGTCTCGGCCAGGAACGTCTCGAGGGCGCCTATGCCTGGCGTACCCTGCGCGAGCTGGGGTGCATCATCCCCCTGGGCAGCGACTTCCCGGTCGAGGAGGCCTCGCCCTTGCTGGGACTGCACGCGGCCGTGACGCGGCAGACGCCCGACGGACATCCGCCGGACGGCTGGTCGCCCGATCAGAGCCTGACGCCGCTCGAGGCCCTGCTCGGTTTCACGGTCTGGCCCGCGCGGGCGATCGATGCCGAGGCATGGGGAACCCTCGCGGTGGGTTCACGCGCCGACCTCGTCGTGGTCGACCGCGACCCGCTCTCGGTCGACGCATCCCGACTGCTCGACACCACGGTGCAGATGACCATGGTCGACGGCGAAATCGTCTTCGAACGCTGA
- a CDS encoding outer membrane beta-barrel protein, with translation MSRFPRVGLALITLVLVASTSPAQAQTRFSVEAGPLVPFSDFADAVDASAWIGARAEYQPMNSLGQVAELAFVVQTGYADLELDTDLDASASLWALGAGVRVYSMALPFFLHGGIEYMSTDLDFGPIDASTDGFGPTFGAGLNFGLGGVFVEVEGRLHLGVGADDEEIDPRFTTLTAALGLPF, from the coding sequence ATGTCGCGCTTTCCACGTGTCGGTCTCGCCCTGATCACTCTCGTGCTCGTCGCGAGCACCTCCCCGGCCCAGGCGCAGACGCGTTTCAGCGTCGAGGCCGGTCCGCTCGTCCCCTTCTCGGACTTCGCCGACGCGGTCGACGCGAGTGCGTGGATCGGAGCGCGGGCCGAGTACCAGCCCATGAACTCGCTCGGCCAGGTCGCCGAACTTGCCTTCGTGGTGCAGACCGGCTACGCAGATCTCGAACTCGACACCGATCTCGACGCGAGTGCTTCGCTGTGGGCGCTGGGCGCCGGCGTGCGCGTGTACTCCATGGCCCTGCCCTTCTTCCTGCACGGCGGCATCGAGTACATGTCGACCGATCTGGACTTCGGGCCGATCGACGCCTCGACCGACGGCTTCGGTCCGACCTTCGGGGCGGGGCTGAACTTCGGACTCGGTGGCGTCTTCGTCGAGGTCGAGGGGCGGCTGCACCTCGGCGTGGGAGCCGACGACGAAGAGATCGACCCTCGCTTCACGACCCTCACCGCTGCGCTCGGTCTGCCGTTCTAG
- a CDS encoding ABC transporter permease subunit, whose protein sequence is MTGAWAVTLRELRALVRSPVAWTVTAIFLFLHGLFFVQLMERYSANSLRILSGTTAQDFTLVDRVVQPLLVGDTFVLMLLLPALTMRQMADEWKSGTSDLLLTYPLSESQIVLGKYLAATFVVTAMVLLAALHSAATAFFGQVEVPVALLGHLGLWLYAIMVLAAGLAMSTLTENQVIAFASTFVILLTLVVIGDWGVEVDPPWGTVLRLVNFTGHVGHFAHGEWRLSSTVFFVGAVVFFLHLAIGSLGRRRWRQTRRVAG, encoded by the coding sequence ATGACCGGCGCCTGGGCGGTCACCCTGCGCGAACTCCGCGCGCTCGTACGGTCGCCGGTGGCGTGGACGGTCACGGCGATCTTCCTGTTCCTGCACGGGCTCTTCTTCGTGCAGCTCATGGAACGCTATTCGGCGAATTCGCTCCGCATACTGAGCGGGACCACCGCGCAGGACTTCACGTTGGTCGACCGGGTGGTGCAGCCGCTGCTCGTGGGGGACACCTTCGTCCTCATGCTCCTGCTGCCGGCGCTGACGATGCGTCAGATGGCCGACGAGTGGAAGAGCGGTACCAGCGACCTGCTGCTGACCTATCCCTTGAGCGAGAGCCAGATCGTCCTGGGCAAGTACCTGGCGGCGACCTTCGTGGTCACGGCCATGGTGTTGCTTGCCGCGCTGCACTCGGCGGCCACCGCCTTCTTCGGTCAGGTCGAGGTTCCGGTGGCGTTGCTGGGGCATCTCGGTCTGTGGCTGTACGCGATCATGGTCCTGGCCGCGGGACTGGCCATGAGCACCCTGACCGAGAACCAGGTGATCGCCTTCGCGTCGACCTTCGTGATCCTGCTCACCCTCGTGGTCATCGGAGACTGGGGGGTGGAGGTCGATCCGCCCTGGGGCACGGTGCTACGGCTGGTGAACTTCACCGGCCACGTCGGACACTTCGCCCACGGGGAATGGCGCCTGTCGAGCACGGTGTTCTTCGTCGGCGCGGTGGTGTTCTTCCTGCACCTTGCGATCGGATCGCTGGGCCGGCGTCGCTGGCGGCAGACCCGGAGGGTGGCGGGATGA
- a CDS encoding aminotransferase class I/II-fold pyridoxal phosphate-dependent enzyme, with protein MIRWPDIPYLRWARSQAEPPFPEIALTASGMAPPDPALLGHVNVADLLHFPVGDHPPLTFRLAEEWKVPPEQVLVQPGTHLSILLLLAARLGERPGPVVVEEPAYEPLWAIARALGADVLPWPRPRATSFALDPGAVDRLAAAHPSAVVLSHPHNPTGATLIDADLEALQTLQDRTSCAVISDEVYADFDADLVSPRARLADVAAVRSFTKVMGLGTLRCSGITAPRDWIERTAALTDHAAVAVPGPSQALAHRAWDQRHVLWQRARESAARGRDVVHAWSARQGGRIDAPLPTTGIICFPRLDEETHRAAVAHARRHGVQRPLGFGLDGDEDGSELWIEDLRRTHGVQLTPGAFFGDARAFRLGFGGDVEALREGLARLDDYLQQARSTATEGA; from the coding sequence ATGATCCGCTGGCCCGACATCCCCTATCTGCGCTGGGCGCGCTCGCAGGCCGAGCCTCCGTTTCCGGAGATCGCGCTGACGGCGAGCGGCATGGCCCCTCCCGACCCGGCGCTCCTCGGCCACGTGAACGTGGCCGATCTACTGCACTTTCCGGTGGGTGATCATCCGCCCCTGACCTTCCGGCTGGCCGAGGAATGGAAGGTTCCGCCGGAGCAGGTCCTGGTGCAGCCGGGCACGCATCTCTCGATCCTCTTGCTGCTGGCCGCGCGTCTGGGTGAGCGTCCCGGACCGGTGGTGGTCGAGGAGCCGGCCTACGAGCCGCTGTGGGCGATCGCCCGGGCCCTGGGCGCCGACGTGCTCCCGTGGCCGCGGCCCCGGGCGACATCGTTCGCCCTCGATCCCGGCGCCGTCGACCGCCTGGCCGCCGCGCATCCGTCGGCCGTGGTGCTGAGCCATCCGCACAATCCGACCGGGGCCACGCTGATCGACGCCGATCTGGAGGCCCTGCAAACCCTGCAGGACCGCACGAGCTGCGCCGTGATCTCCGACGAGGTCTACGCCGACTTCGACGCCGATCTCGTATCGCCACGGGCCCGGCTCGCAGACGTGGCCGCGGTGCGCAGCTTCACCAAGGTCATGGGTCTGGGGACGCTTCGCTGCAGCGGGATCACGGCGCCGCGCGACTGGATCGAGCGGACCGCCGCTCTCACCGACCACGCGGCCGTGGCCGTCCCGGGGCCGAGCCAGGCGCTCGCCCATCGCGCCTGGGACCAGCGCCACGTGCTGTGGCAGCGAGCGCGTGAATCCGCCGCGCGCGGACGCGACGTCGTCCACGCGTGGTCGGCCCGTCAGGGCGGGCGGATCGACGCTCCCCTCCCCACCACGGGGATCATCTGCTTCCCGCGTCTCGACGAGGAGACGCACCGTGCCGCCGTGGCCCACGCCCGGCGCCACGGCGTGCAGCGACCCCTGGGCTTCGGCCTCGACGGTGATGAGGACGGGTCCGAACTCTGGATCGAGGACCTCCGCCGCACCCACGGCGTACAACTCACGCCGGGGGCGTTCTTCGGCGACGCGCGCGCGTTCCGGCTCGGTTTCGGCGGGGACGTCGAAGCGCTGCGCGAAGGGCTGGCCCGGCTCGACGACTACCTCCAGCAAGCGCGGAGCACCGCCACGGAAGGCGCATGA
- a CDS encoding Gldg family protein, producing MSARRGIGFVVTSVLLGLLVVLGTIAVSRNEVRVDVTRGDRRTLSPQSLRVLAMIDRPVEVVSFYAQRPQEEARLADLVRRYREEQPLLSLRTVDPDRRPDLAEEYGVTANGTVVLAQGDLRIRMVDPVEAQLTAGLVRLLSSERPLVLFVTGHGEASLEDTSPAGWSQAAQLLVEQNFDVRTLATQTVERIPQDTSLLVLAGPESDLTTAETDMIADYVLRGGRVLATLEPLASSSTDSLIAEFGIEPGPGFVVDTSDEQINLTRGGDGRIAIAMGGNPEHPITRDFTYTAVFPLARSLRVVQPVPSGVRAVRLLESQPEAWSERGGPEEQVDGIAFDPEVDRPGPLPLAYAVRIDLRSFFFGSEEISSTMATTFEMMRDAVDVRDTTRVDTLRAAGLELEQELAENARMVVIGDTDFAGNANLRVQGNTQLLLASVLWLTEQENRIALPPRPDLNDPVVLSSAQVEVLRIAALMVVPLVFLAIGAWTLWRRRQWV from the coding sequence ATGAGCGCGCGCCGCGGCATCGGATTCGTCGTGACCTCGGTCCTGCTGGGCCTGCTCGTGGTGCTCGGGACCATCGCGGTGTCTCGCAACGAGGTGCGCGTCGACGTCACGCGGGGCGATCGTCGCACGCTGTCGCCGCAGTCGCTGCGGGTCCTCGCGATGATCGATCGCCCGGTCGAGGTGGTCTCGTTCTACGCGCAGCGGCCCCAGGAGGAAGCGCGCCTGGCCGACCTCGTGCGACGCTACCGTGAGGAACAACCCCTGCTGAGCCTGCGTACCGTGGATCCCGACCGCCGTCCCGACCTGGCCGAGGAGTACGGCGTCACTGCCAACGGAACCGTCGTGCTCGCCCAGGGCGATCTGCGGATCCGTATGGTCGATCCCGTCGAGGCCCAGCTCACCGCGGGGCTCGTGCGCCTGCTGTCGTCGGAGCGCCCGCTGGTGTTGTTCGTCACCGGCCACGGTGAGGCGTCGCTCGAGGACACATCTCCGGCGGGCTGGAGCCAGGCGGCGCAGCTCCTGGTCGAGCAGAACTTCGACGTGCGGACCCTCGCGACCCAGACCGTCGAACGGATCCCCCAGGACACCTCGTTGCTCGTCCTGGCCGGACCGGAGTCGGACCTGACGACGGCCGAGACCGACATGATCGCCGACTACGTCCTGCGCGGGGGGCGGGTGCTGGCCACGCTCGAGCCCCTGGCCTCGAGCAGCACCGATTCGCTGATCGCGGAGTTCGGGATCGAGCCGGGTCCCGGATTCGTGGTCGACACCAGCGACGAGCAGATCAACCTGACCCGCGGGGGCGACGGACGCATCGCGATCGCGATGGGCGGCAATCCCGAGCACCCGATCACCCGCGACTTCACCTACACCGCGGTCTTCCCCCTGGCGCGGAGCCTGCGTGTGGTGCAACCCGTGCCGTCGGGCGTGCGCGCGGTGCGGCTGCTGGAGTCGCAACCCGAGGCGTGGAGCGAGCGCGGCGGTCCGGAGGAACAGGTCGACGGGATCGCGTTCGATCCCGAGGTCGATCGTCCCGGCCCCCTGCCCCTGGCCTACGCCGTGCGGATCGATCTGCGCAGCTTCTTCTTCGGTTCCGAAGAGATCTCGTCGACCATGGCCACCACCTTCGAGATGATGCGCGATGCCGTCGACGTGCGGGACACGACCCGCGTCGACACCCTGCGCGCCGCCGGCCTGGAGCTCGAGCAGGAACTGGCGGAGAACGCGCGCATGGTGGTGATCGGCGACACCGACTTCGCGGGCAACGCGAACCTGCGTGTCCAGGGGAACACCCAGCTCCTGCTGGCATCGGTGCTGTGGCTCACCGAGCAGGAGAATCGGATCGCGCTGCCCCCGCGTCCCGACCTCAACGATCCCGTCGTGCTCTCGTCGGCCCAGGTCGAGGTCCTGCGCATCGCGGCGCTGATGGTGGTGCCGCTGGTCTTCCTCGCAATCGGGGCGTGGACCCTGTGGAGGAGACGCCAATGGGTCTGA
- a CDS encoding DUF4340 domain-containing protein, translating into MGLNRWTFLLALVVLALAVWIFGIDIPREQRVFEARQEAALLLPVDPSAVDTLRVERTGGGWTLVRRDEGWWLTEPIVERAEDRVVASVLERITTEVRQRELNPELDEASWASYGLEVGQPARTELVLASSDGASRRLAVGIEVVTGEFCYVRREDSSALELADINVLELVRSAHHGFRRRSLFDVDDEAILRLEGRGPAGRWVAARDTTTGLWWSGPPGTPPRLRRWELDDIALVVATQTIAGYLRDDLGEREWSGYGLDRPWAELSVTDRSGRTTTVWFGNEANEQQYFARKQGLDTVLALTPSFVGLLDRGLRGWEDRNPIPRNVKRAIAFRVDDGSGRWAEIRRGDREWVLLTEDGQVPTSSYRENAARNVARGIEEMQPGSTVFVSEGRPPAVMLSEKTASVDIRWPDGEITLQFGWRPDEEGAWFYMEGDRALVEVERGMYLRLRALVDALHAPAES; encoded by the coding sequence ATGGGTCTGAACCGATGGACCTTCCTGCTCGCACTGGTCGTTCTGGCTCTGGCCGTGTGGATCTTCGGGATCGACATCCCACGCGAACAGCGGGTCTTCGAGGCACGGCAGGAGGCTGCCCTGCTGTTGCCGGTCGACCCGTCGGCCGTGGACACGCTGCGGGTCGAACGTACGGGCGGCGGCTGGACCCTGGTCCGGCGCGACGAGGGGTGGTGGTTGACCGAGCCCATCGTGGAACGGGCCGAGGATCGTGTCGTCGCGTCGGTGCTCGAACGGATCACGACCGAGGTGCGGCAGCGCGAACTCAATCCCGAGCTCGACGAGGCTTCGTGGGCGAGCTACGGCCTCGAGGTAGGACAACCCGCGCGCACCGAACTCGTGCTGGCGTCGTCCGACGGCGCGTCCCGTCGACTGGCCGTCGGCATCGAAGTCGTCACCGGCGAGTTCTGCTACGTCCGGCGCGAGGACTCCTCTGCGCTCGAGCTGGCCGACATCAACGTGCTCGAGCTCGTGCGGTCGGCCCACCACGGTTTCCGCCGCCGTTCGTTGTTCGACGTCGACGACGAGGCGATCCTTCGTCTCGAGGGACGGGGTCCTGCCGGTCGGTGGGTGGCCGCCCGGGACACGACCACCGGCCTGTGGTGGTCGGGACCGCCCGGAACCCCGCCGCGTCTGCGCCGCTGGGAGCTCGACGACATCGCATTGGTCGTGGCCACGCAGACCATCGCAGGGTACCTGCGCGACGACCTGGGCGAACGCGAGTGGTCGGGCTACGGCCTCGACCGTCCGTGGGCCGAACTCAGCGTGACCGATCGTTCCGGCCGGACGACGACCGTGTGGTTCGGCAACGAGGCGAACGAGCAGCAGTACTTCGCCCGCAAGCAGGGTCTGGACACCGTGCTCGCGCTGACGCCGTCGTTCGTCGGTCTGCTCGACCGTGGACTCCGCGGGTGGGAGGATCGCAATCCCATTCCCCGCAACGTCAAACGCGCGATCGCCTTCCGGGTGGACGACGGCTCGGGCCGTTGGGCCGAGATCCGGCGAGGGGACCGCGAGTGGGTGCTGCTGACCGAGGACGGCCAGGTCCCCACGTCGTCCTACCGCGAGAACGCCGCGCGGAACGTGGCCCGCGGGATCGAGGAGATGCAGCCCGGAAGCACGGTCTTCGTGTCCGAGGGGCGGCCCCCTGCCGTCATGCTCTCGGAGAAGACTGCGAGCGTCGACATCCGATGGCCCGACGGCGAGATCACCCTGCAGTTCGGTTGGCGTCCCGACGAAGAGGGCGCGTGGTTCTACATGGAAGGCGACCGCGCACTCGTCGAGGTCGAGCGCGGTATGTACCTGCGGTTGCGCGCCCTGGTCGACGCGCTGCACGCGCCGGCCGAGAGCTGA
- a CDS encoding chaperone NapD translates to METMLVASRIVEVEHGTAAEVEGRLERIPRLTILGRCREEHIVVVIEGHDREQVHDVERFARTEIPQIVTIDASARVPVGEGRRRPDPDH, encoded by the coding sequence ATGGAGACGATGCTCGTCGCGAGTCGGATCGTCGAGGTCGAGCACGGGACGGCCGCCGAGGTGGAGGGGCGGTTGGAACGGATTCCGCGATTGACCATCCTGGGTCGTTGTCGCGAGGAGCACATCGTGGTGGTGATCGAAGGACACGACCGCGAGCAGGTCCACGACGTCGAGCGCTTCGCTCGGACGGAGATCCCCCAGATCGTGACGATCGACGCCTCGGCGCGCGTGCCCGTGGGGGAGGGGCGCCGTCGGCCGGATCCCGACCACTGA